Genomic DNA from Cupriavidus pauculus:
GGGCAAAGCATTACCGACGCCTGTATCGGATGGGACGACTCGGCGGCGGTGCTCGAGGTGCTGAGCGGCGCCGTGGCGGCACGCCGGCAGCTGAAGGCGAACCGATAGATCAGCGCTCTCCCGCGAACGGCTGCGGTTCCAGCGAGCGCAGATACGCAATCAACGCGCGCATATCGGCGCTGCTGATGTTCTCGTACCAGGTGTACGCCATCGGCGGCTTGTAATGGCCGCCATGGCGATCGGTGCCACGAATGGCGGCGGCAATCTGCGCGTCCGTCCATCCTTTGAGGCCGGATGCATCCGGCGTGAGATTGCGCGAGACGCTCATGCCCCAGGCGCCATTGAACACCTGGCCGCCCGCGCCGACATATCGGTTCACGAGTTGCCCGTCCTTGCCGCGCGGCGTATGGCACTCCATGCAGTGCCCGATATCGGCCAGATATTTGCCATAGCGGATCGTCTCCTTCGGCGATGGCGCACGGACGTGTCCGACGGGTTCGCCGTAGTTCGGCGGGAGCGGAATGCGATAGGTCGATTTCTCGACCGCGTGCTTCACCGGCGGCTGCGCGCGCAGATACGCGACGATCGCCGCGAGGTCGTCATCCGACAGGTTGCGATAGAAGCCAATCGGCATGGGCGGGCCAATGATCGTCCCATCGGGCCGAACCCCTTCGCGAATCGCCTTGCCGATCTGCTCGTCGGTCCACTTGCCGATGCCCGTCTCGAGGTCCGGGGTGATATTGGGCGCCACCGCCCGAAACGGCGGCTCGTCGATCACGCGCCCACCGGCAAGACTCCGCGAAAACTTCCCCTCGTCCCGCGGATCGCGCGTGGCATGACAATTCGCGCAGGCCACGACGCTCTCCATCAGATACTTGCCCCGCGCGAGACGCGTGCCGTCATCGGCGGACGCAAAGCCGCATCGTGCAATCAGAAAAAGGAGCAGCAATACGCGTCGTGCCTGCATTGGAAGACCCCGCCCATTCGTCAACGATGGGCCGCACGATAGCGGCTATGCCGTTTGTCTGCGGCAGGTAATGAACGGATGTTGCCATTGCGAACATCGGTCGATCGACCGATCGGGAGCTTCTACCCTTCGTCCGCTCCCGCCTTCGGCCGCGATAGCACCCCTGCTCCGATCAATTCGTCCCGACTCGGATACCAGAACGTGGTCGCCGGCGTCTTGCCTACCCGGGCAATGAAATCCTCCGGCAACCCGGCCGCGCGGTAATACCTGAGCATCGATGCCACCGCGGCGGGATCTTCCTCCACTCCGTTGCCGTTGAACGAGGTCGCGCGATGGAAGCCGATCTTTGCCTTCGGTCCGGCCATGCGTTTGCGTCCCGCCATCAGGACGTAGGTGCAGGCGCTGCTGCATTCTTTCGACACGTAGGTATCCAGCGCGCGACGGCGGATCCCGTCTGCGAGCATTCTGGCTTCGCCGAGCCTGCCACCCGTCGAGTTCAGGATCAGTGTCCTGGCGTCCGGGGACTGGTCCACCATCCTGAGTACGCGCTGCGCCGCGCCCTCGCGCAGGGTGCCAGTGACGACGATCGCTTCGCCATCGTCGGTCGGCCTGACGTAGATCTTGCCGATGGGATCGTTGCCCACGGCGATCGCGGCATACTCCTGCAGCCACCCGGCGTGGCGGGCTGCCTGGATCGCCGTCATCGTGGCGCAGACGATCACCGTGAAGCGCGCAAGGCTGCTCCAGAGCGGTGCGCCACCGCGGCCATCGTGCCTGTCCGCCGCGCGCCAGACGCCCATGTATAGCCACATGGACCACACGGGCACCGCGCAGAAGATCACGACATAGAGCATCGAATACAGCCGAAGCGAGTCGATCGAATAGTAGACCCAACCGAACGCTTCCAGCACGATGGCCCATGCCACCCAGGCCAGCGCGCCATTGACCCAATACGAAACGGGTAATGAAAAATCGCCGCGCCAATGGCGCATGAGGTAAGACCTGGAGAGCGCCGGTTCGGCCGCCACTGCCGGGTCCTCGGAAGACAGCGCCACCGCGAACGCGGGCATCGGCATCGCATAGCGCGAGTCGGGCGGCGGTGGCGGGCCCACCTTTCCCGCTTCGGAGACATGCCGCGAAAGCACGCGGATATTCAGTGCCGCGATGACGAGCAACATCACGGGCAGGCTCGCCTGTGCGGCAGGCATCCCCCTCAGGGCGACATACCCGAGCACGAGGCCGCAGAACGCCGAAAGCACGATATTGGTGACCTTCGCCGTTCGCACCATGCGAAGCGTCCCCCATCGCCCAAGCGCCTCGCTCGTCAGAAACGGCGGCAATAGAAAGGCACAGGCGGCAATCGCCGCGCTCGACCGTGTGAGCAGATCACCGCCCCACAACGTGGGGACCCAGATGGAAGAAAAGACCGCAACCCCGAATACCACCGCATTCAACAGCCGCATGCCACCAACCCAGGCACTCGCGCCCATGACATCGCCCCCTGTTAACGTTGCAAACCGTCACGACGGCAGCGTCAGCAATCGCCAGAAACGCCGTCCCACGGAACCGCCGCGCATGATCCAGCAGCGCCGAAGGTCCTTTGCCAGCGCCCCCAATAGCTGGTGGGATTCGCGAACCTTCGCGGTTCGGCGCAGTTGCAGGACGAACAACGTGGCCTTGCCGACGGACGCCGACTTGTGAAACGCGGTCAGCAGCTCGACCAGCGGCCGCAGCCACCCGTGCACGTCCACCTGACCGAGCTTGTCGAGCCACTGGCCCAATGCTTCGATATCGTTGTCCCGCGCGGCGTCGGCGGCGAGCCAGACGCCCGCGCTGCCGCCCCTTGGCTCCAGCCGATGCGACCGGGCCGCCACGTCGTGCGCGAGCCGAAGGTCGCCCTGATAACGCAAGGCGATGGCAAGGTTGTCGAGCGCCCAGTACGGTGCATCGTCGCGCATCCAGTCGTGCATCCAGCCGATCATCGCGGCATGGCGCTCGCCATTGATCAGGGCAAAGGACACCGCCCCCCAGCATTGCGCATCGCCACGCAGCGCGGTGTCGTACTGACTCATCAGCGTGGTGACGTGCCGCAGCTGCTTTGCGGCGCCGGCGGCTTCCACGACGGCGATCTTCAGATGATTCTTGCGGTCGGCCTCCAGGTACGGCGCCAGCCGCTCGATCAGCGCGGCATGCGGAATGTCGTACTCCATGCCGAGCCAATGCCGGCAAGCGGCAATCGACGCCTCTCCGGCCTTGCACCCATCGATCAGTGCGTCGCGCAACAACTGCTGCCAGATCCCCTGGGTCATCCGCTTGGCGATGTCCTCGAACAATCCCGCCTGCGCCTCGGGCGCGCGGACGAGCTCGTTCAGCGGCACCGGCACCCGGCTCGGCTCTTCCGCGAGCATGGCCAGGCGAACCTCGCGATACGCGGACGACGGCCCCGGATAGCGTGTGCGCAGCGTCGCGACGACCCGCCACGCGTCGTCCCACTCCGCGCTGTCGAGCAACAGATCGGCAAGTCCGAATGCCGCGAACTCATACTCGGGATCGATCTCGAAAGCCGTGCGATAGGCATCGATGGCCGCCTGCCACTGCGACTGCCTGCGCGCGGCATTGCCGACGTAGCCGTAACCGACGGCATAGCCCGGGTTGATCCGGACCATCTCGCGACCCGCCGCGCCGCTCTGATCAATCCGGTCGAGCTTGAGCGACGCGTCGGCAAGGTCCTGCCATAGCAGCACGTCGTTGGGCTCCTTCTCCAGCAAGGCGCGCAGTTCCGTGACCGCGCCCTCCCGGTTGCCCTGCCGCCACAGCACGTCGGGGCGACGCCGGCGTACGGCCAGCGGCGTATAGGCGCCCCAGGGACTGCTATCGATCGCCGCGAGCGCGTCATCCAGCCGCCCGAAGCGGATCAGCGCGTCGATGCGGCAGACATAGGCTTGCTGATTGCGCGGATCGAGGGCATCCGCGCGCTCGAGCGCGGCCAGCGCAGCTTCCGGCGTGCTCGTGTACCCCGCCACGCGAAGCCACACGTCGATATTGTCCGGCCGCGCCGCGGCCAGCGCCTGTGCCACATGCAAGGCCCGATCGGTCTGACCACGCTCGGCCGACCAATCCGCAAGCATCGTCCAGGCCTGCGCATGACCGGGCCAGCGCTGCAGCATTGCTTCGAGCCTGTCGAGCGCCTCGTCCTGCCGCGCCATTTTCCACAGTACGCGTGCGCGCAGCACCTGACATTCGGCACTCTCGTCGCTACGCGACTGCGGCGCATCGAGCAGCACCAGCGCGGCATCCGGATCGCCGTTCTCTCGCAGGGCAATCTCGACGAACAGCCGAATCGGCCAGTCCCACGCGGGGGCGATCTGCAGGGTACGCCGAAGGCCCGCCATGGCGCCATCGAAGCGACGCCGGTTGGCATCGACACGCGCCTTCTCGTAATGGACTCGCGGCGTGAGCGGAAAGCGCTCGATCGCCGCGTCGAGGATCGCGGCCGCATCGTCGAATCGCTGCTTGTCGGCGTGCTGCAAGGCAAGCGCGACCCACGTGGTCCAGAGGTCGGGCCGCCATTCGCGGAATGTCTCGAGCTCGCCGGTCAGCGCCTCGTCGGTGAAGACGCGCGTGCCGAGTTCCTGATACGTCAGGACGGTCATGCCCTGCGTAGCCTGTTCGCGCAGCTGGTCGCCCGCGAAACGCAAGGCCTCGCGCCGGCCCTCGAGCCCGGGCTGCGTCCGAACGAAATCGACAAGCGCACCGATGTCGTCCACCGAGCGGCGCAGCGCTTCGCGGTACTGTGCGTGCGCCTGTTCCATGTCGCCCTGCAACTGATGCAGGTACCCCAGCAAGGCATACGAGCGCGAATGATTGGGCGCCAGCTCGCGCGCGAGCCGCGCGGCGCTCGTGGCATCTTCCATGCGCTGCTGGGCCGCCAGATTCAACGTGAGTTCCCGCTGGAACATCGCATGACCGGGATGCAGCGACAGCATGTGCCGCAGCACATCGTGACGCTCCAGCAGGACGTCCGCCGGCAGGCGCTGCAGCAACAATTCGTGCAGGCCGACCGATGCGGGATGACGCTCGCACAATGCACGCAGATACCGAAGCACTTCGGCTTCGCCGGAACGCGCGCCGAGGATATCGACGGCGATATGCCGCAAGCCGATATTTAGCGGATCCTGCTCGCAGGCAAGCGAGATGGCATCCCATGCCTCGTCGAGCCGGTTGTCATGCCGCGCCAGCCGCGCCACCACACGCAGCCGGCTGATCTGGCTCGCGTACCCGCCGGCCTCGGCCAGCAACGTACGCGCGCGCTCGACCTCGCCATAGGTCAGCAATCGCTCGGCATAGGCATGCCGCAGCAACGCGTCGTCGGGCCGTCGCGCCATCGCGCGTTCCAGCACGGCGAATCCTTCCGGCCCGCGCTCGAGGCTGTCGAGCTGATTGAAGTAGTTGATGGCGGGTGCCGACGATCGCGCGCCAAGGCGTTCCACCCGTTGTGCGAGAAACTCGAAACCATCGCTGGCGCGGCCCAGACCGACGCAGGCCTGGAAGTAGGCCACGGCATGATCTTCGTTGAACTCGCCAAGGCACGCCGCCGCGCGATAGTGAGCGAGCGCGGCATGCTTGTCGCCCGCGACCCAAAGCGTCGTGGCGCGCGTTCGCCACGCTTCCGCGTCGGAGGGCTGCACACGCAGCGCACGCCGGACATTCCGCTCCGCCTGCGGCAGCAGGCGCGCATCCGACGTCTGCAATTGCGCCAGACGCGTCAATAGTTCGGCATTCCATGGCTGCCTGGCGACGCCGGACTCGATCAGCCGCATGGCGGCCATTCCCTCGCCGAGCGATTCGAGCAGCCGCGACTTGTAGAACACGAGCGACGGCACTTCGCCGAAGCGGGCAATAAGGGCATCGGTCCGCGCAAGCAACGCGTCGGTGCTGCCGTCGTAATGCGCGAGGCCGCGATAGCACCAGTCGGTCAGCCAATGGTCGGGCGCCCGCGCGTTCTGGGCCTCTGTCACCGACGCCGCCGTCTCGCGATCATGGACCTCCAGCGCGCGCATCGTCGCGTAATAGCTGTCCCAGCTCTCCGCATCGGGCAACACGATGCCATCGAGGCGATACACGGCCTCCTGTGGAATCAGTACCATGCCGCGCGGGCCGCTGAACCGGTTCTGCTCGAACAGCGGCTCCGGATCGAACTCGCCGAACACGCGCTGGAACGGATCGCGGATCAGCAGCGTGCCACGCAAGGCGTCGTAGCCGATCACGGCCTGGAGGTGTCCCGAACTCACGAACTGGGTGGTGAGCGTGAACGGGATGCCCGCGTCGATCAGCCGCGTGGCGACCTCCCAGTTGACGGTGAACTCGCGCGTCACGAAGCCATGACGCTCGGCCCAGGCGCGTTCGCTGGGCGCGGGGGTACCGTCGTAGCAGATCTCTTCGGCAATCTCGACGTGTTCGGCACTCCGCCCCCAGTAGCCCGCGATGGCACTCAATGTCGCGGGCGCACAGGTCTGATGGTGCTGGCGGACAAAGCCCACGTGCAATTGCACCCGGCGCGGCGCCTCGCCCCCGGCGGCAACGGCGTCGAGCTTCTCGATCAGACGGGCATGGAACGGCTGATCGGCGAGTCGCCGGCTGACGGACGCCGCCTCCTCGTACCGGCCCAGCCGCAGCAGCGTATCGGCTTCGTTGGCATCGAACCACGCCCGGTGAGCGCGCACCGCCCGCGGTGCGAAGGCCCTGCTTCGGTGCAACGCGGCGAGCGCTGCCTCGTGGTCTTCGAGTTCGGTCGCGACAAGATAGCGTTGCGCTTCGACGTCCGAGCTTTGCATGCGCGCCGATGCGTCATCGAGCAAACGCAGCGCTTCCCTGTCGCGGCCGGTCAGCGTGTAAAGGTGCGCGGCGGACTGGATGGCGGAGCGGAAGTTCGGGTTCAGCGCGCATCCGCGCTCGGCCATGCCGATGGCCTCGGCATAGCGATCCTCGCGCTCCAGCACGGACGCGTGCTCCACATGGATCCACGGAGAATCTGGCCAGAGCCGGTGCGCCTCTTCGATCAACGCGCCCGCGCGCGCCCAGTCGCGCTGCAACGCCGCCAGATTGGCCCGATGGGCGAGCCATTCGGCGCGCTGCGGCGCAGTGGCATGGTCGGGCAGCGCATTGCGCTCGCTCCATTCCCAGCCGCGATAGTGGCCGTAGCGATCGGTGATCGTACGCAGATACGCCACCATCGCGTCGGGATCGGACGGATGCCGCCGCCACAGGAGCTCGATCAACGCATCGCCCCGTCGCCGGCCGCCACAATGACGCAAAACGCGCGCGGCGAGCACGCATGCCGAAGGAGTCGGATTGTCCTTCAGCCCTTCGAGCAGCGGTAACGCGTCGAAGCTGTTGCCATGGTCGGCAAGGTGAAGAATATGATCGTAAAGGTCGAGCGGGGCAGCTTGTGTCATGCGGCGCAGGTATCGACCGAAGGCCGCAGCCTAACCCCCAACATGACCCAGGCCCCTCGGTATTCTTTTTATGTTGGCCCTGAATCTACCGTAAGCCGCCACGAAAATGGTTGGATTCGCGCAATACCCCTCTAAATGATGGCCCCGTCAATGCGACGACACGTACATCGCGTCCTCGAACGCCTCCGGTACCGCAAACCCCTCGCGCATGCGCTTCGCTTCGGCGGCCGGCGTCAGGCCGAATAGCCGCTTGAACTCCCGGCTGAATTGGGATGGGCTCGTGTAGCCCACCGCGACGCTCGCGGCCTCCGCGGTCAGGTCCTGCCTGACCATCAGCAGTCGCGCCTGATGCAGCCGCGTGGACTTGACGTACTGCATCGGCGAGACCTGCGTGATGGTCTTGAAGTGGCTATGGAAGCTCGGGACGCTCATGCCCGCCTCCTCCGCCAGCTGCGACACGTCCAGCTGTTGCGCGTAGTCGGCGTGGATGCGCCGCAACGATTTGCCGATGCGGCCGAACTGGCCTTTCATCGCCAGCGCCTGCCGCATCGCGCCGCCCTGCGCGCCCGTCAGCACGCGGAAATAGAGTTCGCGCAGGAGGCCCGGACCCAGTATCGCCGCCTCCAGCGGATCGGCCATCGCTTCGAGGAAGCGCAGCACCGACGCCTGCATCGCGCCGTCCATCGGCGTCGACATCATGCTCTGCGGCGATTGATCGCGCGCGGTCGCGCCTTCGCGGTCGATCTGCGTCGCCAGTTCGGCGGCCATTGCGAAATCCAGATGCAGGTACAGCGCCAGCAGCGGCCGCTGCGGCGTGGCGTCGGTTTCCATGCTGAACGGCACGGGCACCGAGACGGCGAGATAGTGGTCCTGATCGTAGAGATACAGCTGGCCGCCGAAGTATCCCCGCTTGCGGCCCTGGCACACGATCACGATGCCCGGATCGTAGAGCACCGGCGTGCGCGACAACGCGCGGTTCGAGCGCAGGATGCGGACGCTCGGCAGCGCCGTCAGGTTATAGCCCTCGTCGGGCGCCAGCCCGCGCAGCAGCGCAACCGTACGTTGGCGTATCTCGGGAGAGCGATCCGGCACACTCATAGTTTTATGCAAGAACGTTAGCGGAATTTGGCTTATTCGGCCTCGATCACTAGACTACCATGCACTCCATCCCCAATGCACAGGAGAAACGTCGATGGCTTCCAGCAAGATTCTGTTGATCACGGGCGTCAGTAGCGGGTTCGGTCTCGCACTCGCGAAAGAGGCGCTGGCCGATGGGCATACGGTCGTGGGCACGGTGCGCAGCGAGCCGGCCCGGCAGGACTTCGAAGCACAGGGCGCCGGCACCCGCGGCAAAGCCTTCGCCCGCGTGCTCGACGTCACGGACTTCGACGCCATCGACGGCGTCGTGGCGGAGATCGAGGCCAGCGTCGGCCCGATCGACGTGCTCGTCAACAACGCCGGCTACGGGCATGAAGGCATCATGGAGGAGTCGCCGCTGTCCGACATGCGCAGACAGTTCGACGTAAATGTGTTCGGCGCGGTAGCCATGATGAAGGCCGTGCTGCCATTCATGCGGCAACGCCGGCGCGGACATATCCTCAACATCACGTCGATGGGCGGCCATATCACGCTGCCCGGCATCACCTACTACTGCGGCAGCAAGTTCGCGCTCGAAGGCATCTCTGGCGCGCTCGGCAAGGAGGTGCAGGCGCTGGGCATCCACGTGACGGCCGTGGCCCCGGGCTCGTTCCGCACCGACTGGGCCGGACGTTCGATGGTCCGCGCGCCGCGTTCGCTGCCCGATTACGATGCCATTTTCGATCCCGTGCGCAAGGCGCGCGAGGAAAAGAGCGGCAAGCAGCTCGGCGACCCGAAGAAGGCCGCGCGCGCCATGCTCGCGGTCATCGCGTCGGACCGCCCGCCCGCGCATCTGCTGCTCGGCAGCGATGCCCTGGCCCTCGTGCGCAAGGCACAATCGGCGCTCGACGAGGAGATCCGCGCGTGGGAGGCTGTGTCCGCATCGACCGACGGCTGACAATAAAAAAGCCGCGACCTCGCGGTCGCGGCTTCCGTCACATCGGCGAGCGTAGCCGACCCAGGATCAGACCTTGGTCGTCTTCACGCTCGTGGCATCGGCCGTCAGGTAACCCACGGCGGCACCGAAGCGATCCTTGTAGTTCGCGCGGATCAGCGGGTCCAGCGTGGCTTGCACCTTGGCATGCAGGCCGCTCCAGTCACCGGCGTGCTGGAAGTTGCTCATGATGTAGGTCCAGCCGTTGATCTCGTCAACAGCGTGCAGGCCCGTGGCTTCCGCGCCGGCCGGCGTGGAGAGCAGGCGCGACAGCTTCTTCGTGTCGACGTTGTACGCCCACAGGAAGTTGTTGACGTGCTGGCCGCTGTCTTCGCCGATGAACAGCGTGCGCAGCTTCTCCGAGAACTTGAGGTTGTCGGGATTGCCGATGGTTTCCGGATCGGCCGTATTGCCCAGTGCATCGGCGGCGATATCCTTGCCGACGATCAGCGCGCTGGTCTGCATCGGCACCCATTCGCTGTTGATGGCCGCGCCGCTCGTGTCGACCTGGCCGCCAGCCAGCTTGTGCTGCATCACGCCACCGGCGTTCAATGCAGCGGGCACGCCGATATTGCTCTGCGCGTTCCAGCCCTTGGCATTGTTGATCACCATCGAATCGACGATGTTCTGCAGCGCCGAGTAAGCGATCTTGTCCCGGATGTTGACCGTGGTGCCTTCCATCTTGGTGAAGCCCATGCTGCCACCGGCCAGGTACGCATAACGGTGCGTCTCCAGGAACGCGGCCACGCGCTCCTTGCCCGGGA
This window encodes:
- a CDS encoding c-type cytochrome; translation: MQARRVLLLLFLIARCGFASADDGTRLARGKYLMESVVACANCHATRDPRDEGKFSRSLAGGRVIDEPPFRAVAPNITPDLETGIGKWTDEQIGKAIREGVRPDGTIIGPPMPIGFYRNLSDDDLAAIVAYLRAQPPVKHAVEKSTYRIPLPPNYGEPVGHVRAPSPKETIRYGKYLADIGHCMECHTPRGKDGQLVNRYVGAGGQVFNGAWGMSVSRNLTPDASGLKGWTDAQIAAAIRGTDRHGGHYKPPMAYTWYENISSADMRALIAYLRSLEPQPFAGER
- a CDS encoding tetratricopeptide repeat protein; amino-acid sequence: MTQAAPLDLYDHILHLADHGNSFDALPLLEGLKDNPTPSACVLAARVLRHCGGRRRGDALIELLWRRHPSDPDAMVAYLRTITDRYGHYRGWEWSERNALPDHATAPQRAEWLAHRANLAALQRDWARAGALIEEAHRLWPDSPWIHVEHASVLEREDRYAEAIGMAERGCALNPNFRSAIQSAAHLYTLTGRDREALRLLDDASARMQSSDVEAQRYLVATELEDHEAALAALHRSRAFAPRAVRAHRAWFDANEADTLLRLGRYEEAASVSRRLADQPFHARLIEKLDAVAAGGEAPRRVQLHVGFVRQHHQTCAPATLSAIAGYWGRSAEHVEIAEEICYDGTPAPSERAWAERHGFVTREFTVNWEVATRLIDAGIPFTLTTQFVSSGHLQAVIGYDALRGTLLIRDPFQRVFGEFDPEPLFEQNRFSGPRGMVLIPQEAVYRLDGIVLPDAESWDSYYATMRALEVHDRETAASVTEAQNARAPDHWLTDWCYRGLAHYDGSTDALLARTDALIARFGEVPSLVFYKSRLLESLGEGMAAMRLIESGVARQPWNAELLTRLAQLQTSDARLLPQAERNVRRALRVQPSDAEAWRTRATTLWVAGDKHAALAHYRAAACLGEFNEDHAVAYFQACVGLGRASDGFEFLAQRVERLGARSSAPAINYFNQLDSLERGPEGFAVLERAMARRPDDALLRHAYAERLLTYGEVERARTLLAEAGGYASQISRLRVVARLARHDNRLDEAWDAISLACEQDPLNIGLRHIAVDILGARSGEAEVLRYLRALCERHPASVGLHELLLQRLPADVLLERHDVLRHMLSLHPGHAMFQRELTLNLAAQQRMEDATSAARLARELAPNHSRSYALLGYLHQLQGDMEQAHAQYREALRRSVDDIGALVDFVRTQPGLEGRREALRFAGDQLREQATQGMTVLTYQELGTRVFTDEALTGELETFREWRPDLWTTWVALALQHADKQRFDDAAAILDAAIERFPLTPRVHYEKARVDANRRRFDGAMAGLRRTLQIAPAWDWPIRLFVEIALRENGDPDAALVLLDAPQSRSDESAECQVLRARVLWKMARQDEALDRLEAMLQRWPGHAQAWTMLADWSAERGQTDRALHVAQALAAARPDNIDVWLRVAGYTSTPEAALAALERADALDPRNQQAYVCRIDALIRFGRLDDALAAIDSSPWGAYTPLAVRRRRPDVLWRQGNREGAVTELRALLEKEPNDVLLWQDLADASLKLDRIDQSGAAGREMVRINPGYAVGYGYVGNAARRQSQWQAAIDAYRTAFEIDPEYEFAAFGLADLLLDSAEWDDAWRVVATLRTRYPGPSSAYREVRLAMLAEEPSRVPVPLNELVRAPEAQAGLFEDIAKRMTQGIWQQLLRDALIDGCKAGEASIAACRHWLGMEYDIPHAALIERLAPYLEADRKNHLKIAVVEAAGAAKQLRHVTTLMSQYDTALRGDAQCWGAVSFALINGERHAAMIGWMHDWMRDDAPYWALDNLAIALRYQGDLRLAHDVAARSHRLEPRGGSAGVWLAADAARDNDIEALGQWLDKLGQVDVHGWLRPLVELLTAFHKSASVGKATLFVLQLRRTAKVRESHQLLGALAKDLRRCWIMRGGSVGRRFWRLLTLPS
- a CDS encoding AraC family transcriptional regulator translates to MSVPDRSPEIRQRTVALLRGLAPDEGYNLTALPSVRILRSNRALSRTPVLYDPGIVIVCQGRKRGYFGGQLYLYDQDHYLAVSVPVPFSMETDATPQRPLLALYLHLDFAMAAELATQIDREGATARDQSPQSMMSTPMDGAMQASVLRFLEAMADPLEAAILGPGLLRELYFRVLTGAQGGAMRQALAMKGQFGRIGKSLRRIHADYAQQLDVSQLAEEAGMSVPSFHSHFKTITQVSPMQYVKSTRLHQARLLMVRQDLTAEAASVAVGYTSPSQFSREFKRLFGLTPAAEAKRMREGFAVPEAFEDAMYVSSH
- a CDS encoding oxidoreductase, which encodes MASSKILLITGVSSGFGLALAKEALADGHTVVGTVRSEPARQDFEAQGAGTRGKAFARVLDVTDFDAIDGVVAEIEASVGPIDVLVNNAGYGHEGIMEESPLSDMRRQFDVNVFGAVAMMKAVLPFMRQRRRGHILNITSMGGHITLPGITYYCGSKFALEGISGALGKEVQALGIHVTAVAPGSFRTDWAGRSMVRAPRSLPDYDAIFDPVRKAREEKSGKQLGDPKKAARAMLAVIASDRPPAHLLLGSDALALVRKAQSALDEEIRAWEAVSASTDG